Proteins encoded in a region of the Streptomyces sp. NBC_00258 genome:
- a CDS encoding FAD binding domain-containing protein: MREFGYQRVFDVSGAVALLDADPEARFLGGGTNLVDLMKTGVERPAQLVDVRELPLDTVESTKDGGLRIGATVTNSDLAAHPEVRRRYPALSQAVLAGASGQLRNMATVGGNLLQRTRCGYFADVTKPCNKRVPGSGCPAIQGEHHNHAILGASDHCVATHPSDMGVALTAFDAVVSYETADGPGEVPLSWLYLPVGDTPHRETDLPQGALITHVTLPPAPVAANSRYRKVRERASYAFAIGSIAAALDVQDGVVRDVRLAFGAVASRPWRARAAERVLAGAPADAETFAAAADAELAAARPLPHNGYKVTLMRNLVVAELTRLAEEATR, from the coding sequence ATGAGGGAGTTCGGATATCAGCGGGTGTTCGACGTCTCCGGCGCGGTCGCGCTGCTCGACGCCGATCCCGAAGCCCGCTTCCTGGGCGGCGGCACCAACCTCGTCGACCTGATGAAGACCGGCGTCGAGCGGCCCGCCCAGCTTGTCGACGTGCGCGAACTCCCGCTGGACACCGTCGAGTCGACCAAGGACGGCGGCCTGCGCATCGGTGCGACCGTCACCAACAGCGACCTCGCCGCGCACCCCGAAGTCCGGCGCCGGTATCCGGCGTTGTCGCAGGCGGTGCTGGCCGGCGCCTCCGGGCAGCTGCGCAACATGGCCACAGTCGGCGGGAACCTGCTCCAGCGCACCCGCTGCGGCTACTTCGCCGACGTGACCAAGCCCTGCAACAAGCGCGTCCCGGGCAGCGGTTGCCCCGCCATCCAGGGCGAGCACCACAACCACGCGATCCTGGGTGCCTCCGACCACTGCGTGGCCACCCACCCCTCCGACATGGGCGTGGCGCTGACCGCCTTCGACGCCGTCGTCTCGTACGAAACGGCCGACGGGCCGGGCGAAGTGCCGCTCAGCTGGCTCTACCTGCCCGTGGGTGACACTCCGCACCGCGAGACGGATCTGCCGCAGGGTGCACTGATCACCCATGTCACGCTGCCGCCCGCACCGGTCGCCGCCAACTCCCGCTACCGCAAGGTGCGCGAGCGGGCCTCGTACGCCTTCGCGATCGGCTCGATCGCCGCCGCGCTCGACGTCCAGGACGGCGTCGTACGCGATGTGCGCCTCGCCTTCGGGGCGGTCGCGTCCCGGCCGTGGCGGGCCCGTGCGGCCGAACGTGTGCTGGCCGGGGCACCGGCCGACGCCGAGACGTTCGCCGCCGCAGCGGACGCCGAACTCGCGGCCGCCCGGCCGCTGCCGCACAACGGATACAAGGTGACCCTGATGCGCAACCTCGTGGTGGCCGAGCTGACCCGACTCGCCGAGGAGGCCACCCGATGA
- a CDS encoding TetR/AcrR family transcriptional regulator, translating to MQPKKDAPQRSDAQRNRERILEVALVELTKSADTPLSVIAKKACVGQGTFYRNFPNRETLVLEIYRHEMQQVADSATQLLETREPEQALREWMDRLAQFGMAKAGLADAIRQATSGPGTPTKPGHAPVSAAAELLLRANEEAGTIRPGVTADDFTLAIGGLWLIDPESDWRPRATRLLDLVMDGLRVGAPGPGAPGR from the coding sequence GTGCAGCCGAAGAAGGACGCACCCCAGCGCTCGGACGCACAGCGGAACCGGGAACGCATCCTGGAAGTGGCCCTGGTCGAGCTGACGAAGTCCGCGGACACCCCGCTCAGCGTGATCGCCAAGAAGGCGTGCGTCGGGCAGGGCACGTTCTACCGGAACTTCCCCAACCGGGAGACCCTCGTCCTGGAGATCTACCGCCACGAGATGCAGCAGGTCGCCGACAGCGCGACCCAGCTGCTCGAGACGCGGGAACCCGAGCAGGCACTGCGCGAGTGGATGGACCGACTCGCCCAGTTCGGCATGGCCAAGGCCGGCCTCGCGGACGCGATCCGGCAGGCGACGAGCGGCCCGGGGACCCCGACGAAACCGGGGCACGCCCCGGTGTCCGCCGCGGCCGAACTCCTCCTCCGCGCCAACGAGGAGGCGGGCACCATCCGCCCGGGCGTCACCGCGGACGACTTCACCCTCGCCATCGGGGGCCTCTGGCTGATCGACCCCGAGAGCGACTGGCGGCCCCGCGCCACCCGGCTCCTGGACCTGGTCATGGACGGGCTGCGCGTGGGAGCACCCGGACCGGGCGCACCCGGACGCTGA
- a CDS encoding lamin tail domain-containing protein yields MRKHPVIAVSFTAGALAVLIAAPAQAAEYTSALKVRGIQYDAPGSDSNRCTTGNTYKEYLTIKNYSSSATVNLKGYVVKDKTGNRFAFTANHYLQPGDYVKLRGGNGNDSDANNVVYRDNCNFMWNNDADTIYLYKPSGSRADVHSYTKRNNDRDGNGYIGYHG; encoded by the coding sequence ATGCGAAAGCACCCTGTCATAGCCGTGTCCTTCACAGCCGGAGCACTGGCGGTTCTCATTGCCGCCCCGGCCCAGGCGGCCGAGTACACATCTGCGTTGAAGGTCCGGGGCATCCAGTACGACGCGCCCGGCAGCGACTCCAACAGATGCACCACCGGCAACACGTACAAGGAATACCTGACCATCAAGAACTACTCGTCCTCGGCGACCGTCAATCTCAAGGGCTATGTCGTCAAGGACAAGACCGGCAACCGTTTCGCCTTCACCGCGAACCACTATCTCCAGCCCGGCGACTATGTGAAGTTGCGCGGCGGCAACGGCAACGACTCCGATGCCAACAACGTCGTCTACCGCGACAACTGCAACTTCATGTGGAACAACGACGCCGACACCATCTACCTCTACAAGCCCTCCGGCAGCCGTGCGGATGTGCACAGCTACACGAAGAGGAACAACGACCGGGACGGCAACGGCTACATCGGCTATCACGGCTGA
- a CDS encoding DUF6010 family protein gives MQYFLPIVIGVLYALLMSLIREPHRRRFNAIMVAGAGAAYLSGGGMGGWEFAFTAVMACVAYRGLDSWTFIGIGWLLHTAWDVVHHVKGNPIIPFAHDSSLGCAICDPVIAVWCFMGGLSPRELLRKVWSGKTPDHDANVPADPHSRAGQPGRSVPRDQTAGAG, from the coding sequence ATGCAGTACTTCCTGCCGATCGTCATCGGCGTCCTCTACGCGCTGCTGATGTCCCTCATCCGCGAACCGCACCGACGGCGCTTCAACGCCATCATGGTCGCGGGGGCGGGTGCCGCGTACCTCAGCGGCGGCGGGATGGGCGGCTGGGAGTTCGCGTTCACGGCGGTCATGGCCTGTGTCGCGTACCGCGGTCTCGACTCGTGGACCTTCATCGGCATCGGCTGGCTGCTGCACACCGCGTGGGACGTCGTCCACCACGTCAAGGGGAACCCCATCATCCCCTTCGCCCACGACTCGTCGCTGGGCTGCGCGATCTGCGACCCGGTCATCGCGGTGTGGTGCTTCATGGGAGGCCTGTCACCGCGCGAACTCCTGCGCAAGGTGTGGTCGGGAAAGACCCCGGACCACGACGCGAACGTCCCGGCCGACCCGCACTCTCGTGCAGGGCAGCCGGGACGGTCGGTTCCCCGGGATCAGACCGCCGGGGCCGGGTAG
- a CDS encoding (2Fe-2S)-binding protein, which translates to MAPATPTTYSAISLNINGEKHTLSVDHRTTLLDALRERLDMTGTKKGCDQGQCGACTVLLDGRRAVSCLQLAVAAEGREITTIEGMAAGDQLHPVQQAFLDLDGYQCGYCTPGQICSAVAVIEEHAAGWPSAVTDDVRPEAGPPPLSADEIRERMSGNLCRCGAYVSIVEAVARAADADTRDVTSADVAQTEEAAA; encoded by the coding sequence ATGGCCCCAGCCACCCCCACGACGTACAGCGCCATAAGTCTGAACATCAACGGCGAGAAACACACGCTCTCCGTCGACCACCGCACCACCCTGCTCGACGCCCTGCGCGAGCGGCTCGACATGACCGGTACCAAGAAGGGCTGCGACCAGGGGCAGTGCGGCGCCTGCACCGTCCTGCTCGACGGCCGCCGGGCCGTGTCCTGTCTGCAGCTCGCGGTGGCGGCCGAGGGACGGGAGATCACCACCATCGAAGGCATGGCCGCGGGCGATCAACTCCACCCGGTCCAGCAGGCGTTCCTCGACCTGGACGGCTATCAGTGCGGCTACTGCACGCCGGGCCAGATCTGTTCGGCGGTCGCGGTGATCGAAGAACACGCGGCGGGCTGGCCGAGCGCCGTCACCGACGACGTCCGGCCCGAAGCCGGACCACCACCGCTGAGCGCCGACGAGATCCGCGAGCGGATGAGCGGCAACCTGTGCCGCTGTGGGGCGTACGTGTCGATCGTCGAGGCCGTCGCCCGGGCGGCCGATGCGGATACGCGGGACGTGACGTCCGCGGACGTCGCACAGACCGAGGAGGCGGCGGCATGA
- a CDS encoding family 78 glycoside hydrolase catalytic domain encodes MTAFVTVLAGAVTAGAATGTIAPTRLQTQHLSQALGIDDTTPWLSWQTTARAANTLQSAYRVQAASSPDLLRRGRPDLWDSGKVRSPLPETTYAGKELGSRARVYWRVMLWSSHGQRDSGWSDPAAFETGLTRQADWNADWITHPDWRLSERTVEPVVVKVPRTTARYVRLDVTGLGLPLAEAFPARTWRVQLGEIDVRDSVTSTGGLARGAAVTASESNTLRKTWEPALAVDGLPNSALQTAAGYASAAHTGADVSDAPVVLTLDLKAVKTFDEVALHPRADVLTADGRVPNFPVDYALSSADSATGPFTTLAEVDGQKPPEPYLPDGLPLLTDDFKLPTRVRSARLYIAGLGIYEATVNGEPVGDAVLEPANTDYAERVQYATYDVTDRLRAGANTVGVALGNGMSNVVSTADRYRKLYGNLSDPKLMARLEVTLADGSVRTVTSGDDWRAALGPTTSSNWYGGEDYDARREISHWDEPDGDRRRWARAVAVSAPGSAQNPARLSARETEPVRVVETLKGKEVAGAEDSRVFDLGRNIAGWPEITVGAPAGTAIRVYPAESLKDGHAFQSISNVGAPLWDSYTTRGARSETWHPRFGYHGFRYLELKGVPDDAKVTVRGKVLRTDNASAGDFDSSDPLLDDVHSLIRRAIEGNMMSVLTDCPSREKLGWLEQDQLVFPALAGNYDMRSYLRKIVRDMADAQTADGLIPSTVPEYTSLPGAYRNDSNWGGAFVLVPWQLYTTYGDQETLSTYYPRMRQYAGFLERQVSGGILDYGLGDWFTPDRTFPRAVAGTYGYWRVVDALSRIAIVLGDQDAADAYRTKADASAGALAAKYYDPATGTFGGGGHGAEALALDMGAYPEGERDRLFRHFTTAVENAGHHLTLGEISLPAAFRVLSTAGRDDIVHKIATQTTSPSYGYQVRAGNTTLGESWDGGPGQSQNHFMLGAIDSWFTTRVAGIAQTPDSVGYRELLIDPAVEGDMTSAAGSYRTPYGVARTEWKRGGGRFRLTVDVPAGSTAEVHVALFSAEGSSGRAEAPAGARLVRETANEAVFEVGSGRWRFRSVAS; translated from the coding sequence ATGACCGCGTTCGTGACCGTGCTGGCCGGCGCCGTCACCGCCGGAGCCGCCACCGGCACCATCGCCCCGACCCGGCTGCAGACCCAGCACCTGAGCCAGGCCCTGGGCATCGACGACACCACGCCCTGGCTCAGCTGGCAGACCACTGCCCGTGCCGCGAACACCCTCCAGTCCGCCTATCGCGTCCAGGCGGCGAGCTCCCCGGACCTGCTGCGCCGCGGCCGCCCCGACCTGTGGGACTCGGGCAAGGTCCGGTCGCCGCTGCCGGAGACGACGTACGCGGGAAAGGAACTCGGTTCCCGCGCCCGCGTGTACTGGCGGGTCATGCTCTGGTCGTCGCACGGGCAGCGCGACTCGGGCTGGAGCGACCCCGCCGCCTTCGAGACCGGCCTGACCCGGCAGGCGGACTGGAACGCCGACTGGATCACGCATCCGGACTGGCGGCTGAGCGAGCGCACCGTCGAACCCGTCGTCGTCAAAGTCCCCCGCACCACGGCCCGTTACGTACGGCTGGACGTCACCGGGCTGGGCCTGCCCCTTGCGGAGGCCTTTCCCGCGCGCACCTGGCGCGTCCAGCTCGGCGAGATCGACGTCCGTGACTCCGTCACCTCCACCGGCGGACTCGCCCGGGGCGCCGCGGTGACCGCATCGGAGAGCAACACCCTGCGCAAGACATGGGAACCGGCCCTCGCCGTCGACGGCCTGCCCAACAGCGCGTTGCAGACCGCCGCCGGATACGCCAGTGCCGCACACACCGGCGCCGACGTTTCCGACGCGCCGGTGGTCCTCACCCTCGACCTCAAGGCGGTGAAGACGTTCGACGAGGTCGCTCTCCATCCGCGCGCCGACGTGCTCACTGCGGACGGCCGCGTCCCGAACTTCCCGGTGGACTACGCCCTGTCCAGCGCGGACAGCGCGACCGGTCCGTTCACCACACTCGCCGAGGTGGACGGCCAGAAGCCTCCCGAGCCCTACCTGCCGGACGGACTTCCCCTGCTCACCGACGACTTCAAGCTGCCCACGAGGGTGCGCAGCGCCCGGCTCTACATCGCGGGCCTGGGCATCTACGAGGCCACGGTCAACGGCGAGCCGGTGGGTGACGCCGTACTGGAACCCGCCAACACCGACTACGCGGAACGCGTCCAGTACGCGACCTACGACGTCACGGACCGGCTGCGCGCAGGCGCCAACACCGTCGGCGTCGCCCTGGGCAACGGCATGTCGAACGTCGTCAGCACCGCGGACCGCTACCGCAAGCTGTACGGAAACCTGAGCGACCCGAAACTGATGGCCCGGCTGGAAGTGACCCTGGCCGACGGCAGCGTACGTACCGTCACGAGCGGCGACGACTGGCGTGCGGCGCTGGGGCCCACCACCTCCTCCAACTGGTACGGCGGCGAGGACTACGACGCCCGCCGCGAGATCTCCCACTGGGACGAGCCGGACGGCGACCGGCGCCGATGGGCCCGGGCCGTCGCGGTGTCGGCACCCGGCAGCGCGCAGAACCCGGCCCGGCTCAGCGCACGCGAGACCGAACCCGTCAGAGTCGTCGAGACCCTCAAGGGCAAGGAGGTGGCCGGCGCGGAGGACAGCCGTGTCTTCGACCTGGGCCGCAACATCGCAGGATGGCCGGAGATCACTGTCGGCGCACCCGCCGGAACGGCCATCCGTGTGTATCCGGCCGAAAGCCTCAAGGACGGCCACGCGTTCCAGTCCATCAGCAATGTGGGCGCACCCCTGTGGGACAGCTACACCACCCGGGGCGCCCGCAGCGAGACCTGGCATCCGCGCTTCGGCTACCACGGATTCCGCTACCTGGAACTCAAGGGTGTGCCCGACGACGCGAAGGTCACCGTGCGCGGCAAGGTGCTGCGCACCGACAACGCCTCGGCGGGCGACTTCGACAGCTCCGACCCGCTGCTCGACGACGTGCACTCACTGATCCGACGTGCCATCGAGGGCAACATGATGAGTGTCCTCACCGACTGCCCGAGCCGGGAGAAGCTCGGCTGGCTGGAGCAGGACCAGCTGGTCTTCCCCGCGCTCGCGGGCAACTACGACATGCGGTCCTACCTCCGCAAGATCGTCCGGGACATGGCGGACGCGCAGACGGCGGACGGGCTGATCCCCAGCACCGTGCCCGAGTACACCAGCCTGCCCGGCGCCTACCGCAACGACTCCAACTGGGGCGGCGCGTTCGTCCTCGTCCCCTGGCAGCTCTACACGACCTACGGGGACCAGGAGACGCTGAGCACCTACTACCCGCGCATGCGGCAGTACGCCGGCTTCCTCGAACGGCAGGTGTCCGGCGGCATCCTCGATTACGGGCTCGGCGACTGGTTCACACCGGACCGCACCTTCCCGCGGGCGGTCGCGGGCACCTACGGCTACTGGCGTGTCGTCGACGCCCTCAGCCGGATCGCCATCGTGCTGGGCGACCAGGACGCGGCCGACGCGTACCGGACGAAGGCCGATGCCTCCGCCGGCGCACTGGCTGCGAAGTACTACGACCCGGCCACCGGCACGTTCGGTGGCGGCGGTCACGGTGCCGAGGCCCTGGCCCTGGACATGGGGGCGTACCCGGAAGGGGAAAGGGACCGTCTGTTCCGTCACTTCACCACCGCTGTCGAGAACGCCGGCCACCATCTGACACTGGGTGAGATCTCCCTGCCGGCCGCCTTCCGCGTCCTGTCCACCGCCGGCCGCGACGACATCGTCCACAAGATCGCCACGCAGACGACCAGTCCGAGCTACGGCTACCAGGTGCGCGCCGGCAACACCACGCTCGGCGAGTCCTGGGACGGGGGTCCCGGCCAGTCGCAGAACCACTTCATGCTCGGCGCCATCGACTCCTGGTTCACCACAAGGGTCGCGGGCATCGCGCAGACCCCCGACTCGGTCGGCTACCGCGAACTCCTCATCGACCCCGCCGTCGAGGGCGACATGACCTCGGCGGCCGGCTCCTATCGCACCCCGTACGGTGTCGCACGGACCGAATGGAAGCGGGGCGGCGGCCGGTTCCGGCTCACCGTGGACGTACCCGCGGGCAGCACCGCGGAGGTGCACGTCGCCCTCTTCTCCGCAGAAGGCTCCTCCGGACGAGCCGAGGCTCCGGCCGGGGCACGCCTCGTACGCGAGACAGCGAACGAGGCAGTATTTGAGGTCGGTTCGGGCCGCTGGAGGTTCCGCTCGGTCGCCTCGTAG
- a CDS encoding glyceraldehyde-3-phosphate dehydrogenase yields MTVNDDSFTNWKTREEIAESMIPLIGKLHRERDVTVLLHSRSLVNKSVVSILKTHRFARQIAGEELSVTETLPFLETLTELDLGPSQIDLGMLAATYKADDRGLSVREFTAESVAGATGANKIERREPRDVVLYGFGRIGRLVARLLIEKTGSGNGLRLRAVVVRRGGEQDIVKRASLLRRDSIHGQFQGTITVDEANSTIIANGNEIKVIYASDPSEVDYTAYGIRDAILIDNTGKWRDREGLSGHLRPGIDKVVLTAPGKGDVPNIVHGVNHDTIKPDEQILSCASCTTNAIVPPLKAMADEYGVVRGHVETVHSFTNDQNLLDNYHKADRRGRSAPLNMVITETGAASAVAKALPDLKAPITGSSIRVPVPDVSIAILSLRLGRETTRDEVLDYLRNVSLTSPLKRQIDFTSAPDAVSNDFIGSRHASIVDAGATKVDGDNAILYLWYDNEFGYSCQVIRVVQHVSGVEYPTYPAPAV; encoded by the coding sequence GTGACTGTCAATGACGACTCGTTCACCAACTGGAAGACCCGCGAGGAGATCGCGGAGTCGATGATCCCGCTCATCGGGAAGCTGCACCGGGAGCGGGACGTCACGGTCCTGCTGCACAGCCGCTCCCTGGTGAACAAGTCGGTGGTCAGCATCCTCAAGACCCACCGATTCGCCCGGCAGATAGCCGGCGAGGAGCTCTCGGTCACCGAGACGCTGCCGTTCCTGGAGACCCTCACCGAGCTCGATCTCGGACCTTCGCAGATCGACCTCGGCATGCTCGCCGCGACGTACAAGGCCGACGATCGCGGTCTGTCCGTGCGCGAGTTCACCGCCGAGTCCGTCGCCGGCGCCACGGGCGCCAACAAGATCGAGCGCCGTGAGCCGCGCGACGTCGTGCTCTACGGCTTCGGCCGCATCGGCCGCCTCGTCGCCCGCCTGCTCATCGAGAAGACCGGCTCCGGAAACGGCCTGCGGCTGCGCGCCGTCGTGGTCCGCCGGGGTGGCGAGCAGGACATCGTGAAGCGCGCCTCGCTGCTGCGCCGCGACTCCATCCACGGCCAGTTCCAGGGCACGATCACCGTCGACGAGGCGAACAGCACGATCATCGCCAACGGCAACGAGATCAAGGTGATCTACGCGAGCGACCCGTCGGAGGTCGACTACACCGCGTACGGCATCAGGGACGCCATCCTCATCGACAACACCGGCAAGTGGCGCGACCGCGAGGGCCTGTCGGGCCACCTGCGCCCCGGTATCGACAAGGTCGTCCTGACCGCGCCGGGCAAGGGCGACGTCCCGAACATCGTGCACGGCGTCAACCACGACACGATCAAGCCGGACGAGCAGATCCTGTCCTGCGCCTCCTGCACCACCAACGCGATCGTCCCGCCGCTCAAGGCGATGGCGGACGAGTACGGCGTCGTGCGCGGCCACGTGGAGACCGTCCACTCGTTCACCAACGACCAGAACCTGCTGGACAACTACCACAAGGCCGACCGCCGCGGCCGCTCCGCGCCGCTCAACATGGTCATCACCGAGACGGGTGCCGCCTCCGCCGTCGCCAAGGCACTGCCCGACCTCAAGGCGCCGATCACGGGCAGCTCGATCCGTGTGCCCGTGCCGGACGTCTCGATCGCGATCCTCAGCCTGCGGCTCGGGCGCGAGACCACCCGCGACGAGGTCCTCGACTACCTCCGCAACGTGTCGCTGACCTCGCCGCTCAAGCGCCAGATCGACTTCACCAGCGCCCCCGACGCGGTCTCCAACGACTTCATCGGCTCGCGCCACGCTTCGATCGTCGACGCCGGCGCCACCAAGGTCGACGGCGACAACGCGATCCTCTACCTCTGGTACGACAACGAGTTCGGCTACTCGTGCCAGGTCATCCGCGTCGTTCAGCACGTCTCCGGAGTGGAGTACCCGACCTACCCGGCCCCGGCGGTCTGA